The following are encoded together in the Periplaneta americana isolate PAMFEO1 chromosome 5, P.americana_PAMFEO1_priV1, whole genome shotgun sequence genome:
- the LOC138700337 gene encoding protein doublesex-like: MARMLGFLVVVATVIVCISSIPGAVSQAEISSSPETTISPVTSTSAPDRGGCRRHGRHGRHGHGHGHHHHHHHHQHHHGPKQDHTIANDTNSTNSTDHSSHTDPTMTEDTTTVVVG, encoded by the exons ATGGCGAGAATGTTAGGCTTCCTCGTCGTTGTAGCAACGGTGATTGTTTGCATCTCATCGA TTCCAGGTGCCGTGTCACAAGCTGAG atttcttCCTCACCGGAGACAACTATCAGTCCTGTGACAAGTACATCAGCACCTGATAGGGGTGGTTGTCGACGTCACGGACGTCACGGTCGTCacggacacggacacggacaccatcaccaccaccatcaccaccagcaCCATCATGGCCCTAAGCAAGACCATACCATAGCCAACGATACAAATTCGACCAATTCCACAGATCACTCTTCACACACAGATCCAACAATGACTGAAGACACCACTACGGTCGTCGTCGGTTAG